From Theileria annulata chromosome 1, complete sequence, *** SEQUENCING IN PROGRESS ***, one genomic window encodes:
- a CDS encoding uncharacterized protein (Signal peptide predicted for TA20260 by SignalP 2.0 HMM (Signal peptide probability 0.671, signal anchor probability 0.000) with cleavage site probability 0.565 between residues 16 and 17) translates to MNIIIILLIYPIYILADNTNSELITIINKSKSNIEEQKIRIKSIKEHYEEIYKDGNNYLKVFEKNLKSLQPYLKHESTIIFLRIIQEYIDMKLQLRRDILNFINTSKIEFKRSNNEFNNSLKLFNRIKILSNGAHNGACSNSTSTEDTKDIKDGEDIKETPLGGAAGPSTVTDTVTNILKPYLKNIILINIRIKEINEKLIKILKEMKLKGKLIEESNRKLLNYRFMLEMIIKSNDIIVNNKNILMKSINIRDKVTYNYNRYKSLIDKSKLIIMESNKKELYNIDKNKLNQLYKRIFSNKKIISKLNTNVIKEINNIKSLIIKSEQYEMIIKDIGLKNIKSPNTGYKESQNYYQLIILLSNKIVEIGNKIKLLYQQSIDMLEENLLIFNEMENVINRKILLKKPVIDFNDVMIKRKFTSKNPQLEHTTIASSSESDGEGDGEVGSRSEGIVGRSEGISNKDSSTSIGDRRKRRKTRHELNETRGSRELGTKDSKGSTGSKDSKGTRELGSKRSSTTGSKDSSNGTEGIPITTTGTGTTGTVGASTVTEDTTPVRPLRRGKSTKQTTGEPIDTRQSTNPFINPPRDTEDSRDTRDTREHEGRFNSIINPNNPFNTVDSKEVDSSSSSSDSTTDSSSTSDSTSDSSTDDDMEDEITFVRPKSRKIIKPFERIDADLKLKSSDKKADKTKESEKKKADKEETGKKKESKKESSDKKKSTEKKPTEKKKESDSQEESKEESDVQIKKKKGIKSKLGKAFNYLTEVLKTPMRPIDYTPLHSDDDTTIGSDDDRLGSDTRLGSDDTSIQSDETRVETDDTRVQTDDTRVQTDDTRVQTDDTSLGSEDGRFELEKLEDNSHEILTERTGDSTHSGDTSVRAGGHTGHRAGSDRTPVRTGRTGGMDGTGASGGSIIDIERELNNRFKGLRLDGTKRNEAIKLIEMAYGFKNQFEIVTRDLDKSIAEGAVRLVKTILMETLHIYLTGICVKVLNITDISH, encoded by the coding sequence atgaatataataataatattgttaatatatccaatatatatattagctgataatacaaattctgaattaataacaataataaataaaagtaaaagTAATATAGAAGAACAAAAGATAAgaataaaatcaataaaagAACATTATgaagaaatatataaagatggtaataattatttaaaagtatttgaaaagaatttaaaaagtttACAACCATACTTAAAACATGAATCtacaataatatttctaCGTATTATACAAGAATATATTGATATGAAATTACAATTAAGACgtgatattttaaattttattaatacttcaaaaattgaatttaaacgttctaataatgaatttaataattctttaaaattattcaatcGTATTAAAATACTCAGTAACGGAGCCCataacggtgcttgctcaaacagtactagtactgaagatactaaggatattaagGATGGTGAGGATATTAAGGAAACCCCTTTAGGGGGTGCTGctggaccaagcaccgttacggaCACCGTAACGAATATCCTAAAACCTtatttaaagaatataatattaataaatataagaataaaagaaataaatgagaaattaataaaaatattaaaagaaatgaaattgaaagggaaattaatagaagaaagtaatagaaaattattaaattatagatTTATGTTAGAAATGATAATCAAATCAAATGATATAATAGTGAATAataagaatatattaatgaagaGTATAAATATACGTGATAAAGTGacatataattataatagatataaatcattaatagataagagtaaattaataataatggaatcaaataaaaaagaattatataatattgataaaaataaattaaatcaattatacAAGAGAATTTTCTCCAATAAGAAAATTATctcaaaattaaatactaatgtaataaaagaaataaataatataaaatcattaattataaagtCAGAACAATAtgaaatgataataaaagatattggattaaagaatataaaatcacCTAACACTGGTTATAAAGAAtcacaaaattattatcaattaataatattgttgagtaataaaattgtagaaattggtaataaaattaaattattgtatcAACAAAGTATTGATATGTTGGAAgagaatttattaatatttaatgaaatggAAAATGTAATCAATaggaaaatattattaaagaaACCAGTGATAGATTTTAATGATGTGATGATTAAAAGGAAATTTACAAGTAAAAATCCACAATTAGAACATACAACAATAGCAAGTAGTAGTGAAAGTGATGGTGAGGGTGATGGTGAAGTGGGTAGTAGGAGTGAGGGTATAGTAGGTAGGAGTGAGGGTATTAGTAATAAGGATAGTAGTACTAGTATTGGAGATAgaagaaaaagaagaaaaacAAGACATGAATTGAATGAGACTAGGGGTAGTAGGGAGTTAGgtactaaggatagtaAGGGATCTACAGGTAGTAAAGATAGTAAGGGTACTAGGGAATTAGGTAGTAAGAGATCTAGTACTACAGGTAGTAAGGATAGTAGTAATGGTACTGAGGGAATCCCTATTACTACTACTGGTACTGGTACTACGGGTAcagttggagcaagcaccgtaacggaggaTACAACACCTGTAAGACCATTACGTAGAGGAAAAAGTACTAAACAAACAACTGGTGAACCAATTGATACTAGACAATCTACAAATCCATTTATTAATCCACCCAGAGATACTGAAGATAGTAGAGACACTAGGGATACTAGAGAACATGAAGGACgatttaatagtattataaaTCCTAATAATCCATTTAATACTGTTGATAGTAAGGAAGTAGACAGTAGTAGTTCCAGTAGTGACAGTACCACTGATAGTTCCAGTACTAGTGACAGTACTAGTGACAGTTCTACTGATGATGATATGGAAGATGAAATAACATTTGTAAGACCAAAAAgtagaaaaattattaaaccATTTGAAAGAATTGATGCAGATCTTAAATTGAAATCATCCGACAAGAAGGCTGACAAGACTAAGGAATCTGAGAAAAAGAAGGCGGATAAAGAGGAAACTGGCAAGAAGAAGGAATCCAAGAAGGAATCATCTGATAAGAAGAAGTCAACTGAAAAGAAGCCAACTGAGAAGAAGAAGGAATCTGACTCACAAGAAGAATCTAAGGAAGAATCAGATGTACAAATTAAGAAGAAGAAAGGAATAAAAAGTAAATTAGGAAAAgcatttaattatttaactgAAGTACTTAAAACACCAATGAGACCAATTGATTATACACCATTACATTCTGATGATGATACCACTATAGGATCTGACGATGATAGACTAGGATCTGATACTAGATTAGGATCTGATGACACGAGTATACAATCTGATGAAACTAGAGTAGAAACTGATGATACTAGAGTACAAACTGATGATACTAGAGTACAAACTGATGATACTAGAGTACAAACTGATGATACTAGTCTAGGATCTGAAGATGGTAGATTTGAATTGGAAAAATTAGAAGATAATTCTCATGAAATTTTAACCGAAAGAACTGGTGACAGTACACATAGTGGTGACACTAGTGTTAGGGCTGGAGGTCACACTGGTCATAGGGCTGGATCTGATAGAACACCTGTGAGAACTGGAAGAACTGGTGGAATGGATGGAACTGGAGCATCTGGTGGTAGTATAATTGATATAGAAAGAGAATTGAATAATCGTTTTAAAGGATTAAGATTAGATGGAACTAAACGTAATGAAgcaataaaattaatagaaatgGCCTATGGATTTAAGAATCAATTTGAAATAGTAACGAGAGATTTGGATAAATCAATAGCAGAAGGTGCTGTCAGATTAGTCAAGACAATATTAATGGAAACATTACATATATATCTCACGGGTATCTGTGTTAAAGTACTCAATATCACTGATATTTCACATTAA
- a CDS encoding 60S ribosomal protein l3, putative, with protein MLDVLGVTKGHGVKGVVSRYGVTRLPRKTHRGLRKVACIGSWHPARVQFQVPRHGQKGYHKRTERNKKIYRIGLGNCNRNGSTDSDLTEKTITPMGGFPHYGVVREDFLMLKGCIPGTKKRVITLRKTLLPQTSRNSLSEVNLKFIDTSSKWGHGRFQTSDEKKSFYGPLKTN; from the coding sequence ATGTTGGATGTATTAGGAGTAACAAAAGGACATGGTGTGAAAGGTGTAGTATCACGTTATGGTGTAACAAGATTACCACGTAAGACACATCGAGGATTAAGAAAAGTAGCATGTATTGGTTCATGGCATCCAGCAAGAGTACAATTCCAAGTACCAAGACATGGTCAAAAAGGATATCATAAAAGAACCGAACGAAATAAGAAAATCTATAGAATTGGTTTAGGAAATTGTAATCGAAATGGTTCGACAGATTCTGATTTAACGGAGAAAACAATAACACCAATGGGTGGATTCCCACATTATGGTGTAGTAAGAGAAGATTTCTTAATGCTTAAAGGATGTATACCTGGTACAAAAAAACGTGTCATAACATTAAGAAAAACATTGTTACCACAAACTTCAAGAAATTCATTAAGTGAAGTCAATTTGAAGTTCATTGATACGTCTTCCAAATGGGGACATGGACGTTTTCAAACTTCTGATGAAAAAAAATCCTTCTATGGTCCACttaaaactaattaa
- a CDS encoding 60S ribosomal protein l3, putative, giving the protein MSHRKFERPRSGSLGFLPKKRSRTHRAKIRSFPKDDITKPPHLTAFIGYKAGMTHVVTEVDRPGSKLHKKEIVEAVTIVETPPMIVVGLVGYVETPRGLKVLGTVWAGHLSDELRRRFYKNWYKSKKKAFTKYAKKYVETNGMELELKRLKNYSTVIRALLHTQPSKTSLSLRKAHLLEVQINGGTIDQKVSITVLAPAAPIT; this is encoded by the coding sequence ATGTCACATAGAAAATTTGAACGTCCTAGATCAGGTTCATTAGGATTCTTACCTAAAAAACGTTCTAGAACACATAGAGCTAAGATACGTTCATTTCCTAAAGATGATATTACAAAACCACCACATTTAACAGCTTTTATTGGTTATAAAGCTGGTATGACACATGTTGTAACAGAAGTAGATAGACCTGGTTCAAAATTACATAAAAAAGAAATAGTAGAAGCTGTTACAATTGTTGAAACACCACCAATGATAGTTGTTGGTTTAGTTGGATATGTAGAAACACCACGTGGTCTTAAAGTATTAGGTACGGTTTGGGCTGGACATTTATCTGATGAATTAAGACGaagattttataaaaattggtATAAATCGAAGAAAAAAGCTTTTACTAAATATGCTAAAAAATATGTCGAAACTAATGGTATGGAATTGGAATtaaaaagattaaaaaattattccaCTGTAATACGTGCATTATTACATACACAACCTTCGAAAACTTCTTTATCATTAAGAAAAGCACATTTATTAGAAGTACAAATTAATGGTGGTACTATTGATCAAAAGGTATCCataacggtgcttgctccagcAGCTCCAATCACCTAG
- a CDS encoding transcription elongation factor, putative: MNNILELKKRIDNIINSINNGNYNNSLEILLDELELINIDRNILQNTRIGSSLTKLSKSLLPIHKITSQRVISIINKWKSQLRNSVTVTGTTASNGPEVTTDNLSTTNSTTTTPNRANSTNTTVVPGPEDSSSKDIGTVGASTVTEGKGANFTAMECTGEKNPNEIAVVTKTGESSTFSEDTNSKDTEGVNTEVNNEGAPLGTNEAPLGTKGAPLEATGTHGLGEEVAVGPDTVTGNPKYMGPLRNNIYRDKALRYLFDSFIIGKDFEIEMEELTEKINLIEKSLYNYYIIEKNNQKGYNQQLKCIGFNLKDNKNTIFNYKLYNNIISINELIHMSSLQMASDEKKLQRNEILEQSLEACQSDWEIKNIFLNNKTKGQFKCNKCNSKITTYYQLQTRSSDEPMTTFVTCLNCNNRWKF; encoded by the exons atgaataatatattagaattaaaaaaaagaattgataatattattaattcaattaataatggaaattataataattcatta gaaatattattggatgaattggaattaataaatattgatcgtaatatattacagaaTACTAGAATTGGTTCATcattaactaaattatcaaaatctTTATTACCAAtacataaaattacttCACAACGTGttatttcaattattaataaatggaaATCACAATTACGTaattccgttacggtgactggtacAACAGCAAGTAATGGACCTGAGGTTACTACTGATAACCTAagtactactaatagtactactactaccCCTAACAGAGCTAACAGTACTAACACTACAGTTGTACCTGGTCCTGAGGATAGTAGTAGTAAGGATATTGGTACCGTgggagcaagcaccgttactgagggaaagggagctaattttacagctatggaATGTACTGGTGAGAAAAATcctaatgaaattgctgttgtaactaaAACTGGGGAGTCCAGTACTTTTTCTGAGGATACTAATAGTAAGGATACTGAGGGAGTTAATACTGAAGTTAATAATGAGGGAGCCCCTTTGGGGACTAACGAAGCCCCTTTGGGGACTAAGGGAGCCCCTTTAGAGGCTACTGGCACTCATGGTCTGGGTGAGGAAGTTGCTGTTGGAccagacaccgtaacggggaATCCAAAATATATGGGACCATTAcgtaataatatatatcGTGATAAAGCATTAagatatttatttgatagTTTTATAATAGGAAAAGATTTTGAAATAGAAATGGAAGAATTAACagagaaaataaatttgatagaaaaatcattatataattattatataatagaaaaaaataatcaaaaaGGATATAATCAACaattaaaatgtataggatttaatttaaaagataataaaaatacaatatttaattataaattatataataatattatttctataaatgaattaattcATATGTCTTCATTACAAATGGCATCTGATGagaaaaaattacaacGTAATGAAATACTTGAACAATCACTTGAAGCATGTCAGTCTGATTGGGAAATCAAAAATATCTTccttaataataaaactaaagGACAATtcaaatgtaataaatgtaATTCCAAAATCACTACTTATTATCAATTACAAACCAGATCATCTGATGAACCCATGACTACATTTGTAACTTGTCTTAATTGTAATAATCGTTGGAAATTCTAA
- a CDS encoding uncharacterized protein (Signal peptide predicted for TA20310 by SignalP 2.0 HMM (Signal peptide probability 0.956, signal anchor probability 0.000) with cleavage site probability 0.650 between residues 20 and 21): MKLKLIFLILIDLVICLNNGFPNFDIMNKITNLNPLILDIGLETSNDNYKYIETIYGSIYIPNDGFGFYKIFYLNNDKKIIIYESNIFNEFIKKISCKRFFNNIISILLFLFNGNILQFTNHKHFWILNNQLLFNITKYIYNSDTVLGHTDSTSPTMSTTNSTLGTTGASTVTQGKRANFTATECTMGKGANFTATECTTNTTTNTSGINTVEDPFGVNGIIGHVPDTVMEKTNEIITYKLENGKLQTIKTEINEFKPIENNFINKIIFTNKFTGIDFTIWESNIWYTSAKQITLISLKTYNHVTVLGPTGTGPTGTGATTGYGPSTSTNVNNTIGDITTGYGGYSTGIEGTPLGAGTGAVGATGTGSTGGVGASTVMEEIKLDKLLIILQVDNNYRIFRWDNILNLWIDLSLLSPKLTEMKFYPNDINTNNLFKNYSVYLKGLNYCVEFHYSIDFLRLFTPKLIHTFEYNFINNTVNINNKIFNSIIKINEMSEELEFERNENNLGIELDISLNESFYYYSIKNGHFRQFIPLKGFAFNKVVQSNINIKYYLQFYNTASGPTNTTNTTTTTSKGTHSTNSTTRKRANSTATECTTGKRANTNSSNPNTSTEYPTGPSTVTKDTTMGTSSEGVDVEVGCRGPDTITNTVTEDTVMDLRMNKIRRISRVIWCCILKGSYLSRVYIYENDNMKYLLLYNKRFYYFLYKWERNINLWINIRIKHIDPSKFKFYNTRVPITNEIQIKLNDFIFEITYEGTCTKLSYNKKIFWTRINSNFKVLIIKLLENKINLHLQNGQVLRYQLINNELKLYQIQLSNYTFT; encoded by the exons atgaaattaaaattaatattt ttaattttaattgatttgGTAATTTGTTTGAATAATGGATTTCCaaattttgatataatgaataaaataacaaatttgaATCCATTGATATTAGATATTGGATTAGAAACATCAaatgataattataaatatatagaaACAATTTATGGttcaatttatataccaAATGATGGTTTTggattttataaaatattttatcttaacaatgataaaaaaattattatttatgaatctaatatttttaatgaatttattaaaaaaatttctTGTAAAcgtttttttaataatattatttccatattattatttttattcaatggaaatattttacaatttacTAATCATAAACATTTTTGgatattaaataatcaattattatttaatattacaaaatatatttataactccgatacggtgcttggtcacacGGATAGTACTAGTCCAACCATGAGTACTACCAATAGTACTCTGGGTACCactggagcaagcaccgttactcagggaaagagagctaattttacagccaccgagtgtactatgggaaagggagctaattttacagccacGGAGTGTACcactaatactactactaatactagtGGTATTAATACTGTGGAAGATCCTTTTGGTGTTAATGGTATTATTGGACATGTACCagacaccgtaatggaAAAAACCaatgaaataataacatataaattagaaaatggtaaattacaaacaataaaaacagaaataaatgaatttaaacctattgagaataattttataaataaaattatctttacaaataaatttacagGAATTGATTTTACTATTTGGGAATCCAATATTTGGTATACATCTGCTAAACAAATTactttaatttcattaaaaacTTATAACcacgttacggtgcttggtccaacgGGTACTGGTCCAACGGGTACTGGTGCTACTACTGGCTATGGACctagtactagtactaatGTTAACAATACTATTGGTGATATTACTACTGGATATGGTGGATATAGTACTGGTATTGAGGGAACCCCTTTAGGGGCTGGTACGGGAGCTGTTGGAGCTACTGGTACTGGTAGTACGGGTGGagttggagcaagcaccgtaatggaggaaataaaattagataaattattaataatattacaagTAGATAATAATTATCGTATATTTAGATGggataatatattgaatttatGGATAGATTTGAGTCTATTATCACCAAAACTTACagaaatgaaattttatccaaatgatataaatacaaataatttatttaaaaattattcgGTTTATCTTAAaggtttaaattattgtgtTGAATTTCATTATTCTATTGATTTCTTACGATTATTCACACCCAAATTAATACATACTtttgaatataattttattaataatactgttaatattaataataaaatttttaattctattatcaaaattaatg AAATGAGTGAGGAATTGGAATTTGAAAGAAATGAGAATAATTTGGGTATAGAATTGGATATAAGTTTAAATGAaagtttttattattatagtattaaaaatggTCATTTTAGACAATTTATACCATTAAAAGGTTTTGCATTTAATAAAGTTGTAcaatctaatattaatattaaatattatctaCAATTTTACAATACAGCGTCTGGTCCCACCAATACCACTAATACCACTACCACTACCAGTAAAGGTACTCatagtactaatagtactactagaaagagagctaattctacagctaCAGAGTGTACCACTGGAAAGAGAGctaatactaatagtaGTAATCCTAATACTAGTACTGAGTATCCTActggaccaagcaccgtaactaaggatactactATGGGTACTAGTAGCGAGGGGGTTGATGTGGAAGTTGGTTGTCGTGGACCTGATACCATAACGAATACTGTTACTGAAGATACAGTAATGGATTTAagaatgaataaaataagaaGAATAAGTAGAGTAATATGGTGTTGTATATTAAAAGGTAGTTATTTATCAagagtatatatatatgaaaatgataatatgaaatatttattattatataataaaagattttattatttcctATATAAATGGGAaagaaatataaatttatggaTAAATATACGTATAAAACATATTGATCCaagtaaatttaaattttataatacaaGAGTACCAATAACAAAtgaaatacaaataaaattaaatgattttatatttgaaattacATATGAAGGAACTTGTACAAAATTATcttataataaaaaaattttctgGACTAGAATCAATTCAAATTTCAAAGTCTTGatcattaaattattagaaaataaaatcaatttacATTTACAAAATGGACAAGTCTTAAGatatcaattaattaataatgaattaaaattatatcaaatacaattatccaattatacatttacgtaa